GCCAAGACGTATCCACTGGGAGATGCAAATCGACGATAGAGCGCTGAGATAAATAGAACCGCTATAGGAAAAGCGTAAAGATATCCTGCTGTTGGGCCGTAAAACGCGGTTAAGCCGCACCCCGAGCCATAAAATACTGGCAAAAACATCCCTTCCATAAGATAAGCGAGAACGCTACCGACAGCTATCCACGGGGAGCATGCAACACCAATACAGAAAATCCCCAATGTCTGGAAAGTGACTAGAATAGGAGTGAAGGGTAGGGGTAGGGCAATTTTCGCTAGCAAGGCGAGGAAAAGCGATCCCTCCAACATTTTTACTATTGGACTGTTCAAAATCCTTAACACATGGAACTTTGTAGCTAAGCTATAACCCATATTCTTCTCCTAACTCTAATGGATATGGTTGCGTAGTTATTTTGAAGTTTCGCTCCTCTCTTGTCAATTTGTGAATTCGCAAACACATGATGAATAAGAAAAGAAAAGAAAAATTAACTAATTACAAATTATATTAATAATAAAAAATGATGATATTTAATTATAATTTATATTAAAATAGTCCAGAACATTTTTAAAAATTAACTATAAAAGCATTTTTATATAATTAAGAGACATTTTTAGGTGTCCTATTGGGTTTTCTTTGGGAGTAGTCTATATGTTATCTTTAAGTTCAGTCTGTAATACATCACAATCGCAGACAACAGTTTCACAGCAAAATCAAAATAATTTAGATCCTAGCGCGCAAAAAGTTATTAAATTATCTCGCCGGCTCGAGGGCTTTTTAGAAAAGCATGCGCCTCCACCAAGCACAGGCTATTTAACGCATCCTACAAGCTCCTCACGTGTTCGAAGTAGTGCTGATAATTTTTATCTTGACGTAGAGGAATACTCTCAAATCCACGGTACCGCTTGTGCAGCTCTTTCTTTGTTAAAATCGGATGTGCGTGCCGCTGTAAAACGTTGCCTCCCCATAATACCAGGAGCAACAAAACAAAAAATGCAACGATTCTGCCCTACTTCAATAGAAGAGTCAGATAGACAAGCTTCTCGTGTTAGCAAAAGAACAAAAGACATGCTATTTATAGCGGAGAAGGTTCGCCTATACAATATTTTTGAAGATAGGTGTGGAGTAATTTTAGACCTTTGGCATGTAGCTCCGACAGATACAAACCCTAAGGATGCTCAAAAAATTTGGATAAAAACCCCAGACGGCCATAAATCTCCATTTTGCTATGCAAAATGTTTGAATTACGCTAGAACAATCCGTTGTTACAGAACAAGCGACCCAAGTAAAGGAAGCTTTTTGCTCGACGAAAATCAAGCTAGCGTTCTTGCTTTAAGTGTAGCATATACCCTGGGAGCGACACTCAAACATCGCCGTTTCAGAGATATTGATATTCTAATTGAAAAAGAGACTTTGAATAATGGTGAGGAAATCTACGTAACGGATAGTGTATTATTACAAATCATTATCCTTATTTCCTTGGTCGCGAGGGATATGCACCCCTATACTAAAGACGTAAAACCAGAAGCTATCTTTTCAGAAGACGAAAGGAACGTCATTATACTTACATCGAATATCTTCCGAGAACAAGTCTTAGGGAAAATAACATTAAACAAAGACGGGGACGGAGTTTCAGAAACCAAACCCATAGAATTCCCTAGAATCAGCAAAAACAGCGATCCATGGCGTCGACCAAGGGTAGATCAACTAAGTTCATCTACTATTCAAGAAGAAAACTTCGATGCTTCTGTAAGAGAACAAGAGGAAGGGATATCACCCTATACAGCTGCAAAGCTACTCGCCATATCTTCGGCTATTCTAAACCCCTCTCCCTTAAAAGAAGCTCCGCCACGAACTCCGACAGCAGGCTTCTCCCCAGACTTCTTATCACCTTCCCCTTATGACGGTGAAAATAGCCGCACACTTGACGTGAACTCCGCTCCCTTAACAGATGCTCCCCCATTAACTCCCTCGCCAGGCGCCTCTCCACAACACTTATCTCCGCATGACGGTGAAAATAGCTATACATTTGGCATGACCTCCTCCCCCCTACCAGATGCTCCGCCATTAACTCCTTCGCCAACTCTTCGACAAGAAAGTATTCACCGATGGTATCCGTAATATTTACGCCGAGAGAAACTGCAGATTGTCTATTAGAAAGCTAGAGGACAGATTTACCTAACGACCTTTTTCTCTAATTGCATATTCTGTGGGTAGTGAGAGTAAGAAAAACCAGATTCTTCTGAAATCGAGGTGTTAACCTTTCTAGGGAAGGTAAAGAAAATCATGACTCCTCAGACAGGGTAGCTAGAAACTCAGGCACCTGTCTGAGGAAGCTGATTTGCGCATTTACAATCCGATGTTTTCATCATAGACAAGTCTCTGGGAGATTTTCGTAGACATTCCCCCAAACTTCACTTAAACGATAATTTGTATCTAACGAGCCGTAGACTAAGTAGTTCAAAGCAAAGTGATTGTAAATAACGACTCCACGCAAAAGGAAAAAGATACTAATAATGTAGAGACTAAAACCTATAACACCTGTGGTTATAGAACTAAGGACCATACCTATTACACTACAAATCACGCCAAAAATAACAAACACAATAGAAAGTATTATGCACACTCTCTCAGCCAAAGGAAACTCTTCCCATAGATTGATTGATTCCTGATTTTGCAAACAGAAACCTGTAGGAATTGCTGTCGCCATAACCATCATCTTCTTTAGATTTTGCAAAGCACAGTTTATCTTAACTTTAAAAAAAAAAAAGACTATGCAGCTTTTGTTTTTTAGCGGCGTCGATTTCCTCTGACCAAATTCACCATAACAATGATATTAGCGATGAACACAATCAAGCATATAAATAAGCTGATTGTCTGTGATACTGCTAAAACATCCCCTGTCTGCCATGCTAAAGAAGCATTGTGTAAATAATTAGAATACAATCCCGTATCATTTGCATCTGTTGTATTATTTCTTCCTAATGTGCTAGGGATCTGTATAACTATATTATTAAGAATCCCAACAGTAATAGATAAAAATATTCCATGAGCTACCCCCATGATCGCCTGCACAGCACCGATTCTGCCCCCATCTACAGAGCGCACAATGGTTCTAGATTCTTGAGACGAGCCTGTCAATCCTCGTAAAATACTAGTTTGGATACGTCCTCGTAATCCTCGGCCGCAATGTCTCAATACCTCCATAAAGATAACGCTACCACTTAATGTGGATGCTACTATAAATACAGCTCGTAAAATCGGGAATGGGTTGCCGTACCTTCTTACACAATTGAGATTATCCAAAACAGTGATGAGGAAAATCAGAGGTGTCAATCCATGAGCAAAAATACGTAATGACCTATACATATCGCGAAGAGCACGACGATTGGTCAACAACAAAAGAAAGTAACGCAAGAGATTCACAGTATAGC
Above is a genomic segment from Chlamydia abortus containing:
- a CDS encoding biotin transporter BioY encodes the protein MGYSLATKFHVLRILNSPIVKMLEGSLFLALLAKIALPLPFTPILVTFQTLGIFCIGVACSPWIAVGSVLAYLMEGMFLPVFYGSGCGLTAFYGPTAGYLYAFPIAVLFISALYRRFASPSGYVLASILTAAALIILVMGSLWLSYYFYMMSITESIDLVRGFQLGAAPFIVGEALKILLVVQGKSAMQFFQKHYFS